In Vagococcus luciliae, one genomic interval encodes:
- the lgt gene encoding prolipoprotein diacylglyceryl transferase, translating into MIATINPTAFHVFGIAIQWYAIIIVSGIVLVSWLATKEAVRVGLKEDDVIDMMLWALPISIVGARLYYVIFEWQYYAQHPIEIFAIRNGGLAIYGGLIAGGLVLYFYTRHHFINTWTFLDVAAPSVLLAQAIGRWGNFMNHEAFGEVTTKAFLMKLHLPNFIIENMYIEGAYRQPTFLYESTWNMIGFIVIILLRRKNQFFKRGEVALTYILWYSFGRFFIEGMRTDSLMFFGGLRISQILSAVLFIGALSLIVIRRKNKNLPYYNRSYSLK; encoded by the coding sequence ATGATAGCAACAATTAATCCGACAGCTTTTCATGTTTTTGGTATAGCAATTCAATGGTATGCGATTATTATTGTGTCTGGTATTGTATTAGTTTCATGGCTTGCTACCAAAGAAGCTGTTCGAGTAGGACTTAAAGAAGATGATGTCATAGATATGATGCTATGGGCTCTTCCTATTTCTATTGTTGGGGCTAGATTGTACTATGTTATATTTGAGTGGCAATATTATGCGCAGCATCCAATTGAAATATTTGCTATTCGAAATGGTGGGCTTGCTATTTACGGTGGATTAATAGCAGGTGGTTTAGTATTATATTTTTATACACGTCATCACTTCATTAATACTTGGACGTTTTTAGATGTCGCAGCTCCGAGCGTTTTATTAGCACAAGCTATTGGTCGATGGGGAAATTTTATGAATCATGAAGCATTTGGAGAAGTAACAACCAAAGCTTTTTTAATGAAGTTACATTTGCCTAATTTTATTATTGAGAATATGTATATTGAGGGTGCGTATAGACAACCCACTTTTTTATATGAAAGCACGTGGAATATGATTGGATTTATCGTGATTATTTTATTAAGAAGAAAAAATCAATTTTTTAAACGAGGAGAAGTTGCCTTAACGTATATTTTATGGTATTCATTTGGACGCTTTTTTATCGAGGGAATGAGAACAGATAGTTTAATGTTTTTCGGTGGTTTAAGAATATCACAAATTCTTTCAGCTGTGTTATTCATTGGTGCGCTTAGCTTAATTGTCATTCGACGTAAAAATAAGAATTTGCCATATTATAATCGATCATATAGTCTTAAATAA
- the galU gene encoding UTP--glucose-1-phosphate uridylyltransferase GalU, giving the protein MSKVKKAVIPAAGLGTRFLPATKAMAKEMLPIVDKPTIQFIVEEALASGIEDILIITGKAKRPIEDHFDSNLELETNLKEKGKLELLELVEETTGLNLHFIRQSHPLGLGHAVLQAKSFVGNEPFVVMLGDDIMEDNIPLTKQLINDYDETHASTIAVMEVPKDDVSKYGIINPGGEVEKNLFNVKNFVEKPAVDKAPSNMAIIGRYLLTPEIFHVLEQQKPGAGGEIQLTDAIDTLNKTQRVFAHNFKGTRYDVGDKFGYMKTSIEYGLKHPQIKDDLAQLILDLSEDIKKEKGITTKKTESKKTEKD; this is encoded by the coding sequence ATGTCTAAAGTGAAGAAAGCAGTCATTCCAGCAGCTGGATTAGGAACACGTTTTTTACCTGCAACCAAAGCGATGGCTAAGGAAATGTTACCAATTGTTGATAAACCTACTATTCAATTTATTGTTGAAGAAGCTCTTGCTTCAGGGATTGAAGATATTTTAATTATTACAGGAAAAGCAAAACGTCCGATTGAAGATCATTTTGATTCTAATTTAGAGCTTGAAACTAACTTGAAAGAAAAAGGTAAGTTAGAATTACTTGAATTGGTTGAAGAGACAACGGGATTAAATTTACACTTTATTCGTCAATCACACCCACTTGGTTTGGGTCATGCAGTATTACAGGCAAAATCATTTGTTGGAAATGAGCCATTTGTTGTAATGCTGGGGGATGATATCATGGAAGATAATATTCCATTAACAAAACAATTAATCAATGATTATGATGAGACACATGCTTCTACTATTGCGGTTATGGAAGTACCAAAAGATGATGTATCTAAATATGGTATCATTAATCCTGGTGGTGAAGTAGAAAAAAACTTATTTAATGTAAAAAACTTTGTCGAAAAGCCAGCTGTTGATAAAGCACCAAGTAATATGGCTATTATTGGCCGTTATCTTTTAACACCAGAAATTTTTCATGTGTTAGAACAACAAAAACCAGGTGCTGGTGGAGAAATCCAATTAACGGATGCTATTGATACTTTGAATAAAACGCAACGTGTTTTTGCTCATAATTTTAAAGGAACTCGTTACGATGTTGGGGATAAATTTGGTTACATGAAAACAAGTATCGAGTATGGTTTGAAGCACCCTCAAATTAAAGATGATTTAGCTCAACTTATTTTAGATTTGAGTGAAGACATCAAAAAAGAAAAAGGCATAACAACAAAAAAAACTGAGAGCAAAAAAACTGAGAAGGATTAA
- a CDS encoding threonine/serine exporter family protein, with product MIIKLFFSFIAGCAIAILYNIEKNYTLLCGLSGMFTWFVYYVCTKLSFSEAISSLIALLALVFFSHILSKWKNVSSLVFNMPGIMPIVPGGLLFKTFNNLTEKHYEVALHYGFQACLVGGAIAIGFIINEAVSKILLAAKIKIEEEPFINKKINRVKSKTVSKDSHLAD from the coding sequence ATGATTATAAAATTATTTTTTAGTTTTATTGCTGGTTGTGCCATTGCTATTCTTTATAACATTGAGAAAAATTATACTTTGCTATGTGGGTTATCAGGGATGTTTACATGGTTTGTATATTATGTATGTACAAAATTGTCTTTTAGTGAAGCCATATCTTCTTTAATAGCATTACTTGCTTTAGTATTTTTTTCTCACATACTAAGTAAGTGGAAAAATGTATCCAGTCTGGTATTTAATATGCCAGGAATTATGCCGATTGTACCAGGTGGACTGTTATTTAAGACCTTTAATAATTTGACAGAAAAACATTATGAAGTCGCTCTCCATTATGGCTTTCAAGCGTGTTTAGTAGGCGGGGCAATAGCCATTGGGTTTATTATTAATGAAGCAGTATCTAAAATTTTATTGGCAGCTAAAATAAAAATTGAAGAAGAACCATTTATAAATAAAAAAATAAATCGAGTGAAAAGTAAAACGGTATCAAAAGATAGTCACTTAGCAGATTAA
- a CDS encoding threonine/serine ThrE exporter family protein: MDSQPNFDDIVQVCLLYGKILQESNATSDMINANIHKIINHLNIENNELSTFNAETSFVIINRHDNTVKMIPVEKSGYNFEKILRVEKVLDDFLANKMDTQSFLNELRVINQKTYSFPEKTRIISAALVCGGMNVIMNGLNWSFFTTFFLGIIGYWSYLKIKKTTKINIFSILSYSTIICFFIVCLVKVHVVSEPYSILFSCIMPLLPGTTFVNAIRAMMDGNYLTGMIQTMDAFSTALMLGLPVAIIFSSVL; this comes from the coding sequence ATGGATTCTCAACCTAATTTTGATGATATTGTACAAGTTTGTTTATTGTATGGAAAAATTTTACAAGAAAGTAATGCGACAAGTGATATGATTAATGCTAATATACATAAAATTATTAATCATTTAAATATAGAAAATAATGAATTATCAACTTTTAATGCAGAAACGAGTTTTGTTATTATAAATCGACATGATAATACAGTTAAAATGATTCCAGTAGAGAAATCAGGATATAATTTTGAAAAAATACTACGAGTTGAAAAAGTATTAGATGATTTTTTAGCTAATAAAATGGATACTCAAAGTTTTCTAAATGAGTTAAGAGTGATTAATCAAAAAACCTATTCTTTTCCTGAAAAAACACGAATTATTAGTGCAGCGCTTGTCTGTGGTGGAATGAATGTGATTATGAATGGTTTAAATTGGAGTTTTTTTACAACATTTTTTCTAGGTATAATTGGTTATTGGTCATATTTAAAAATAAAAAAAACAACCAAAATAAATATCTTTTCTATTTTGTCTTATTCAACTATTATTTGCTTTTTTATTGTATGTCTAGTTAAAGTACATGTGGTGAGTGAACCGTATTCTATTTTATTTAGTTGTATTATGCCATTATTACCTGGTACGACATTTGTTAATGCTATTAGGGCAATGATGGACGGTAATTATTTGACGGGAATGATTCAAACTATGGATGCTTTTAGTACAGCCTTAATGCTAGGACTACCCGTTGCTATCATTTTTTCTAGTGTTTTATAA
- the hprK gene encoding HPr(Ser) kinase/phosphatase: MVQIKDIVNQLHLDVYSGDDFLNRTVSSSEISRPGLELTGYFNYYPYDRIQLLGMKEITFIEKMTVAEKTIIFKKLCNDDTPCFVVARGLSVPEELVKAANRQEIPIIQSTISTSRLSGMISNFLESQLAERVSIHGVLVEVYGLGVLIQGSSGIGKSETGLELIKKGHRLIADDRVDIYRQDERTVIGESPKILEHLMEIRGVGIIDVMNLFGASAVRNHAHISLVVNLQDWSVDNTFDRLGSGTESIDLAHVPVPKISIPVSTGRNVAAIIEVAAMNFRAKTMGYDATKKFENNLAELIAENSENGKEFDK, encoded by the coding sequence ATGGTTCAAATCAAAGATATTGTTAATCAACTGCATCTGGATGTCTATTCAGGTGATGATTTTTTAAATCGTACTGTTTCTTCAAGCGAAATTTCACGACCAGGATTGGAATTGACTGGTTATTTTAATTATTACCCATATGATAGAATACAATTATTAGGTATGAAAGAAATTACGTTTATTGAAAAGATGACAGTAGCTGAAAAAACAATTATTTTTAAAAAATTATGTAATGATGATACACCTTGTTTTGTGGTAGCTAGAGGATTATCCGTGCCAGAAGAATTGGTTAAGGCGGCAAACAGACAAGAAATACCGATTATACAATCTACTATTTCTACTTCTCGTTTATCTGGTATGATTTCAAACTTTTTGGAAAGTCAACTAGCTGAACGTGTTTCCATTCATGGAGTATTAGTAGAAGTATATGGTTTAGGTGTATTAATCCAAGGTAGCAGCGGTATTGGTAAAAGTGAAACTGGTTTAGAATTAATTAAAAAAGGGCATCGTTTAATTGCGGATGATCGTGTGGATATTTACCGTCAAGATGAGCGAACTGTTATTGGAGAATCTCCTAAAATTTTAGAACATTTGATGGAAATTCGTGGTGTGGGTATTATTGATGTAATGAACTTGTTTGGAGCCAGTGCGGTTAGAAATCATGCTCATATCTCTCTTGTTGTAAATCTTCAAGATTGGAGTGTTGATAATACCTTTGACAGATTAGGTTCAGGTACCGAGTCAATTGATTTAGCACATGTTCCCGTACCTAAAATTAGTATTCCAGTTTCTACTGGTCGAAATGTTGCAGCAATTATTGAAGTTGCAGCAATGAATTTTAGAGCAAAAACAATGGGATATGATGCAACGAAAAAATTTGAAAATAATTTAGCAGAATTGATTGCTGAAAATTCAGAGAATGGCAAGGAGTTTGATAAATGA
- a CDS encoding NAD(P)H-dependent glycerol-3-phosphate dehydrogenase has translation MKQKIAVLGAGSWGTALAMVLVENGHDVIIWGHKETQINEINTHHTNAHYLKEITLPSKLKGTSDLKECVKDADAVLFVVPTKAMRDVSNQFNQVCDNQPVIIHASKGLEQDSHKRITEILEEEISPNHRQAIVVLSGPSHAEEVAVKDVTTITAASNSMQAAEYVQRLFSNDYFRVYTNSDVIGVEMGAALKNIIALGSGALHGLGYGDNARAAIMTRGLAEISRLGVAMGANPLTFIGLSGVGDLAVTCASEHSRNFRAGYLLGKGNSLDDVLNNMGMIVEGVYTTKAAYQLAQERHIEMPITEAIYDVIYNHTDVPTTVKNIMLREHKSEQEL, from the coding sequence ATGAAACAAAAAATTGCTGTTTTAGGGGCAGGATCTTGGGGTACTGCTTTAGCGATGGTACTCGTTGAAAATGGGCATGATGTGATTATTTGGGGACATAAAGAAACTCAAATTAATGAAATAAACACTCATCATACTAATGCTCATTATTTGAAAGAAATTACGTTACCTAGTAAGTTAAAAGGAACGTCAGATTTAAAGGAATGTGTGAAAGATGCAGATGCTGTGTTATTTGTTGTACCAACAAAGGCTATGCGTGATGTATCAAATCAATTTAACCAAGTATGTGACAATCAACCGGTTATTATTCATGCAAGTAAAGGGTTAGAACAGGATAGTCATAAGCGTATCACAGAAATACTTGAAGAGGAAATTTCTCCAAATCATAGACAAGCGATTGTTGTATTATCTGGTCCTAGCCATGCAGAAGAAGTAGCTGTAAAAGATGTAACAACTATTACAGCAGCATCAAATTCAATGCAAGCTGCCGAGTACGTTCAACGTTTATTTTCAAATGACTATTTTAGAGTATACACTAATAGTGATGTCATTGGAGTAGAAATGGGTGCGGCTTTAAAAAATATTATCGCACTTGGTTCTGGTGCACTACATGGATTAGGTTACGGAGATAATGCTAGAGCAGCTATTATGACTCGTGGATTAGCTGAAATTAGCCGTTTGGGTGTTGCAATGGGAGCTAATCCTTTGACATTTATTGGGTTAAGTGGCGTAGGAGATTTAGCAGTAACATGTGCGAGTGAACACTCACGTAATTTTAGAGCTGGGTATTTACTTGGAAAAGGTAATTCATTAGATGATGTATTAAATAATATGGGCATGATTGTTGAAGGTGTTTATACAACTAAAGCAGCTTATCAATTAGCTCAAGAAAGACATATAGAAATGCCCATTACAGAAGCTATTTATGACGTTATTTATAATCATACAGACGTTCCAACAACAGTAAAAAATATTATGCTTAGAGAACATAAGTCTGAGCAGGAATTATAA